The proteins below are encoded in one region of Agelaius phoeniceus isolate bAgePho1 unplaced genomic scaffold, bAgePho1.hap1 Scaffold_351, whole genome shotgun sequence:
- the LOC143693167 gene encoding uncharacterized protein LOC143693167 isoform X1, with translation MIFLDRQKMFGAVKISCSPLTFVLTFFQTQKDKIQGKIHPPIPSEEVPPSRKQSWTSAVKVSPGQPSAVAEELRPGVPHDDGVSLRVRLKRAAPGAGHSWEKNEETTGSCLTTVPAGPSQLSRQPSFAPDTDRHPQMSER, from the exons atgatattcctagatagacagaagatgtttggagctgtgaagatatcttgcagccctttgacgtttgtcctcactttctttcagacgcagaaggataaaatccagggcaaaatccatccacccatcccgagtgaggaggttcccccgagcag gaagcaaagctggacatcagcagtcaag gtgtcaccagggcagCCTTCAGCAGTggccgaggagttgcg CCCAGGCGTGCCCCACGACGATGGCGTCAGCCTCCGAGTGCGGCTGAAgcgtgcggccccaggagccgggcattcttgggaaaaga Acgaagaaacaacaggaagttgtttaacaacagtgccagcaggaccttcccagctgtcgaggcagccttcctttgcacctgacacagaccggcatccccagatgtctgagagataa
- the LOC143693167 gene encoding uncharacterized protein LOC143693167 isoform X2: MIFLDRQKMFGAVKISCSPLTFVLTFFQTQKDKIQGKIHPPIPSEEVPPSRKQSWTSAVKVSPGQPSAVAEELRRAPRRWRQPPSAAEACGPRSRAFLGKERRNNRKLFNNSASRTFPAVEAAFLCT, encoded by the exons atgatattcctagatagacagaagatgtttggagctgtgaagatatcttgcagccctttgacgtttgtcctcactttctttcagacgcagaaggataaaatccagggcaaaatccatccacccatcccgagtgaggaggttcccccgagcag gaagcaaagctggacatcagcagtcaag gtgtcaccagggcagCCTTCAGCAGTggccgaggagttgcg GCGTGCCCCACGACGATGGCGTCAGCCTCCGAGTGCGGCTGAAgcgtgcggccccaggagccgggcattcttgggaaaaga Acgaagaaacaacaggaagttgtttaacaacagtgccagcaggaccttcccagctgtcgaggcagccttcctttgcacctga